The DNA segment AACCCCACCCTCACCCGGACCCTCTCCCTGAGGGAGAGGGTGCTTAGTTTTTATCCCCTCCCCTTCAAGGGGAGGGTTAGGGTGGGGATGGGGTTGATTTTCGGATGAACCGTCATGAACCAGGGTTCACAAAGGGCCATGAAAATCAGCGGGACAAGAAAGTCCCGCCTATCCTCATAGAAATGGATAGGCGGGGTTTTCTTACCCCGCCGGAGGAGATTTTCGGATGAATCCACATGAGCCTTCGGCTCACAAAGGTTGATGAAAATGAGGCCCCCTCCCCCGTGCCCCCCTCCTGCCTCCCCCCGCAAAAGAGGGGGGAGGAATTTGGAAGGAATTTAATTGCAGCCCTCCGGCAAGGGGAGGGGAGATATGAAAGATTGCCGAAGATTCCCCCTCCCTTGACGGGAGGGGGTTAGGGGGAGGGTGAGCTATGGTGATTTTCGTATGAAGACTTCATTAAACATAAATATCGCAGGAATATCATTATCCAACCCTGTTATGCTTGCCTCCGGTACGGCAGGGTATGGGGAAGATATTTCCGAACACTGTGACCTTAACAAGGTCGGGGCAATAATAGTAAAGGGTATTGCACTGAAACCTACTTATGGTAACCCTCCTGTTCGTATATGTGAAACACCTTCGGGAATGCTGAATGCTATCGGGCTTCCAAATATTGGGGTTGATGCATTTATAAGAGACAAGGTACCTTTTTTAAGAAAATTTGCAACAAGGGTGATTGTAAATATATTCGGTTCAACCATTGAGGAATATGCTGAAGTTGCAGCCCGTTTTAATGGGGTAGAAGGGGTTGACGCACTTGAGGTCAATATATCATGCCCTAATATAAAAGAAGGCGGGATTGCATTTGGAACTGACCTTGATTCCACCAAATTGGTGGTACGGGCTGTCAGAAGCGCAACAACACTGCCGGTAATAATAAAATTGTCCCCCAATGTAACTGACATAGCCTCTTTTGCAAAGGTCTGTGAGGAAGAGGGGGCAGATGCATTATCAGTCATTAATACCCTGATCGGAATGTCCATTGACACTGAAACATGGAGGCCCAGGCTCGGCAATATAACAGGAGGACTGTCCGGCCCGGCAATCAGGCCGGTTGCAGTAAGGATGGTGTGGCAGGTTTGCAAGTCTGTAAACATACCGGTTATAGGAATGGGCGGTATAGTAACTGCAAATGATGCAATTGAATTCTTCCTTGCAGGGGCAAGTGCAGTTGCAGTCGGTACTGCTAACTTTATAAACCCGAATGTCTCTATAGAGATTGTTGAGGGAATTGAGAAGTACATGGAATCAAGAGGGCTTATGTCTATAAAGGAACTTATAGGGGCATTAAGGATATAAAGCAGAAGTAAGAAGCAAGAGGTAAGATTGCTTTTTATTGCATAAGCTGATAAACAGGTCATTAACGTGGTACTCACATAGGTTGATGAAAATGAGTGGGACAAGAATGTCCCACCTATCCTCATAGAAATGGATAGGCGGGGTTTTCTTACCCCGCCGGAGAGGATTCTCACATGAACTTAATTACACTTACAACAGACTTCGGCTACAAAGACCCTTTTGTCGGGATGATGAAGGGGGTTATATACAACATCAATGATTCAGCAACTATCGTGGATATTACCCATGGGATTACAAGCCAGAATATTCTGGAAGGTGCGTTTATCATCAGCAAATCTTTCAAATACTTTCCTGACAATACTGTTCATGTCGTGGTTGTTGACCCGGGCGTGGGGAGCAACAGGCGGCCTCTGCTCATAGCATCATCAGGTCACTATTTTGTAGGCCCTGATAATGGTGTGTTTTCAATGATAATTGAGAATGACCCGTATTCAAGGGTGTTTGAGGTGACAGAAGAAAAGTATTTTCTTAAAAGTGTCAGTTCTACTTTTCATGGCCGTGACATATTTGCACCTGTTGCCGCATGGCTATCTAAGGGATTCTCAACAGGCTCCTTCGGCAGGGTTATTGAAGACTACTCAAAGATAAAGATTCCTCCTGTTGAGAGAAGACTGTCTAAGGTAAGCGGGTCTGTAATCTATATTGATATTTTCGGTAATATAATTACCAATATCCCGCGAGGCGTTGTGGATGAACTTCTACAAAAGGGTATATCACCTTCCAATGTTCACATAGATATCTGCGGACATAAAATCTCCGGCATCAGGAAGTGTTATGCAGACACAAAAGAAGGGGAACAGGGCATAATCATAAACAGCTTTAACCTCATTGAAATCTACACATATTCAGGAAATGCAGCCACAAACCTAAATGCACACAAGGGTGATACGGTTGAGATTAGTTTTTGAAGTTGCTATTATCCTGAATCCGGCATTTAACTACTGATATACACAGATAAACACTGGCTGGGGGACGAGGAGTCGAACCTCGATAGACAGATCCAGAGACTGTCGTCCTGCCTTTAGACGATCCCCCAATTGTTTAACAGGAGAGACTTTACACTAAAAGCATATCTTATGTCAAGAATCCCATCGCGATGTTCCTGAGCAAATCAGGTGAATTGTTTAGGCTATAATCTGATGAACTATTGTGGCTGTAATTATGGCGGCAACAGCGACTGTGACAACAGTTATTCCAATGTCGAAGAGA comes from the Nitrospirota bacterium genome and includes:
- a CDS encoding dihydroorotate dehydrogenase → MKTSLNINIAGISLSNPVMLASGTAGYGEDISEHCDLNKVGAIIVKGIALKPTYGNPPVRICETPSGMLNAIGLPNIGVDAFIRDKVPFLRKFATRVIVNIFGSTIEEYAEVAARFNGVEGVDALEVNISCPNIKEGGIAFGTDLDSTKLVVRAVRSATTLPVIIKLSPNVTDIASFAKVCEEEGADALSVINTLIGMSIDTETWRPRLGNITGGLSGPAIRPVAVRMVWQVCKSVNIPVIGMGGIVTANDAIEFFLAGASAVAVGTANFINPNVSIEIVEGIEKYMESRGLMSIKELIGALRI
- a CDS encoding SAM-dependent chlorinase/fluorinase encodes the protein MNLITLTTDFGYKDPFVGMMKGVIYNINDSATIVDITHGITSQNILEGAFIISKSFKYFPDNTVHVVVVDPGVGSNRRPLLIASSGHYFVGPDNGVFSMIIENDPYSRVFEVTEEKYFLKSVSSTFHGRDIFAPVAAWLSKGFSTGSFGRVIEDYSKIKIPPVERRLSKVSGSVIYIDIFGNIITNIPRGVVDELLQKGISPSNVHIDICGHKISGIRKCYADTKEGEQGIIINSFNLIEIYTYSGNAATNLNAHKGDTVEISF